One window of the Hippocampus zosterae strain Florida chromosome 8, ASM2543408v3, whole genome shotgun sequence genome contains the following:
- the magoh gene encoding protein mago nashi homolog: MSTSDFYLRYYVGHKGKFGHEFLEFEFRPDGKLRYANNSNYKNDVMIRKEAYVHKSVMEELKRIIDDSEITKEDDALWPPPDRVGRQELEIVIGDEHISFTTSKIGSLIDVNQSKDPEGLRVFYYLVQDLKCLVFSLIGLHFKIKPI, translated from the exons ATGTCGACGAGTGACTTCTACTTGAGGTATTATGTTGGCCACAAAGGCAAATTTGGACACGAGTTCTTGGAGTTTGAATTCAGACCCGATG GTAAGCTGCGCTACGCCAATAACAGCAACTACAAGAATGACGTCATGATCCGAAAGGAG GCGTACGTCCACAAGAGCGTCATGGAGGAGCTCAAGAGGATCATCGACGACAGCGAGATCACCAAAGAGGACGACGCGCTGTGGCCGCCTCCCGACCGAGTCGGAAGACAG GAACTGGAAATCGTGATCGGCGACGAGCACATTTCCTTCACAACCTCCAAAATCGGCTCTTTGATTGACGTCAACCAGTCCAA ggaTCCCGAAGGTCTGCGTGTATTTTATTACCTGGTGCAGGACCTCAAGTGTTTGGTGTTCAGTCTGATCGGACTTCACTTCAAGATCAAGCCCATCTAG